From a region of the Leptospira montravelensis genome:
- a CDS encoding glutathione peroxidase: protein MQRKVLFAIFLLISSYIYAGGKKMSFFDFKSVSIQGKEVSLSDYKGNPVLVVNVASKCGYTPQYEGLEKIHQTYKAKGLKVIGFPSNDFGGQEPGTETQIAEFCKLNFGVSFDLMKKTKVLGNDKDPVYQFLTENAKEKGDVKWNFEKFLIDKNGNVVFRFPSGTKPESAELKQAIESLL from the coding sequence ATGCAAAGAAAAGTTTTGTTTGCCATTTTTCTCTTAATCAGTTCTTATATCTATGCCGGAGGAAAAAAGATGTCATTTTTTGATTTTAAGTCTGTATCCATCCAAGGAAAGGAAGTTTCACTTTCCGATTATAAAGGTAATCCTGTCCTTGTTGTCAACGTTGCATCTAAATGTGGTTATACGCCGCAATATGAAGGTCTTGAAAAAATCCATCAAACTTATAAAGCCAAAGGTTTAAAAGTGATAGGTTTTCCTTCCAATGATTTTGGCGGTCAAGAACCAGGAACGGAAACTCAAATTGCCGAGTTTTGCAAACTTAACTTTGGAGTCAGTTTTGATCTGATGAAAAAAACAAAAGTTCTTGGAAATGATAAAGATCCTGTTTATCAATTTTTGACAGAGAATGCAAAAGAAAAAGGCGATGTGAAGTGGAACTTTGAAAAATTCCTCATCGATAAAAATGGAAATGTTGTATTTAGGTTTCCTTCCGGAACGAAACCAGAAAGTGCCGAGTTAAAACAAGCGATTGAAAGCCTTCTTTAA
- a CDS encoding phosphorylase, whose translation MSALFFAVLSEAKSWLERSQAKPFSHSGKFRIFKNESHFIIISGTGKLSMALAVSEFAHTLSKEERNQMKIWNLGIAGSNNQEIPLGDFFWIHKITDAASGRDFYPDRIMGSQFKKETNLKTFDKPITKEKKVDRFLSLTEEELDGVSLIDMEGSGFFEAASLYFPLENIAVGKVVSDHLEGKFCQSENIEMMMEKILNPLYEEWISPLPWDRVDPFETNDWPIVETFIQDIRLTETMKHDLKKSVRFFRLRNPDSLLPLPETMLKNNLKSKTDLKQFFDDWRKSLHV comes from the coding sequence ATGTCTGCATTGTTTTTCGCTGTACTTTCTGAGGCCAAATCTTGGTTGGAACGATCGCAGGCGAAACCCTTTTCTCACTCAGGAAAATTTCGAATTTTTAAAAATGAATCTCATTTTATCATAATCTCTGGAACGGGAAAACTTTCTATGGCACTGGCAGTCTCTGAATTTGCACATACATTGTCCAAAGAGGAAAGAAACCAAATGAAAATTTGGAACTTGGGAATAGCGGGCTCAAATAATCAGGAAATTCCATTAGGTGATTTTTTTTGGATTCATAAAATCACTGATGCTGCATCAGGGAGAGATTTTTATCCAGATCGAATCATGGGCTCCCAATTCAAAAAAGAAACCAACCTCAAAACCTTTGATAAACCCATTACTAAAGAAAAAAAAGTAGATAGGTTTTTATCTCTCACTGAAGAAGAGTTAGATGGTGTGAGTTTAATTGATATGGAAGGTTCTGGTTTTTTTGAAGCAGCTTCACTTTACTTTCCTTTAGAAAACATAGCGGTTGGAAAAGTGGTATCCGACCACCTAGAAGGAAAATTTTGCCAATCAGAAAATATAGAAATGATGATGGAAAAAATCTTAAATCCTTTATATGAAGAATGGATTTCGCCATTGCCTTGGGACCGTGTGGATCCATTCGAAACCAATGACTGGCCCATTGTAGAGACTTTTATTCAAGACATTCGCCTAACAGAAACCATGAAACATGACCTAAAAAAATCGGTTCGTTTTTTTCGCCTTCGAAACCCCGATTCTTTATTACCTTTACCCGAGACTATGTTGAAAAATAATTTAAAATCAAAAACAGATCTCAAACAGTTTTTTGATGACTGGAGAAAATCCCTCCATGTTTAA
- a CDS encoding SPL family radical SAM protein, which produces MFKTFSHIYIEENIKDHFRTKEILARFPNSIPILIRHYKDSFNRNSQNFRIQKESPKLILAEKKENFLYPGSDFSPNFSHPHFYYNTLALNCIYDCEYCYLQGMFPSANLVLFVNWEDFFSATEEFIEKNKSLYLALSYDTDLLALESFFPATKEWLKFAELHPNLSLEIRTKSTNYGQIAKMKPNPNVILAWTVSPQAIIEKVEHGTPSLQARLKSINQAISDGWKVRICIDPILRVPDWNTHYQSLADILGKELKMDGLTDISFGGFRMNIDFLKRITEVRKDSSILFHAFEKKDKIVSYSKLETEEILELMSTSLNKNFSPSQIKVSYF; this is translated from the coding sequence ATGTTTAAAACCTTTTCTCATATTTATATCGAAGAAAATATCAAAGACCATTTCCGTACAAAAGAAATTTTAGCTAGGTTCCCGAATTCAATTCCTATTTTGATTCGACATTATAAAGATAGTTTCAATCGAAATTCTCAAAACTTCCGAATCCAAAAAGAAAGTCCGAAATTGATCTTGGCCGAAAAAAAGGAAAATTTTCTTTATCCTGGAAGCGATTTTTCTCCTAACTTCTCACATCCACATTTCTATTACAATACATTAGCACTTAACTGTATTTACGATTGCGAATACTGTTATTTGCAAGGGATGTTTCCGTCCGCAAATCTAGTGTTATTTGTGAATTGGGAAGATTTTTTTTCTGCCACAGAGGAATTTATAGAAAAAAATAAATCTCTCTATCTGGCCTTATCCTATGACACAGATCTTTTAGCACTAGAATCCTTTTTTCCAGCAACAAAAGAATGGCTAAAGTTTGCAGAATTACATCCAAATTTAAGTTTGGAGATCCGCACAAAGTCAACTAACTACGGTCAAATTGCCAAAATGAAACCAAATCCCAATGTCATTTTAGCATGGACTGTCAGTCCCCAAGCCATCATAGAAAAGGTGGAACACGGAACTCCTTCATTACAAGCACGTTTAAAATCAATCAACCAAGCAATCTCAGACGGCTGGAAGGTCCGGATTTGTATTGATCCTATCCTACGAGTTCCTGATTGGAATACCCATTACCAATCGTTAGCTGACATACTAGGGAAAGAACTAAAAATGGATGGCCTTACAGACATTAGTTTTGGTGGATTTAGAATGAATATTGATTTTCTGAAACGAATCACAGAAGTGAGAAAGGACTCATCCATTTTATTTCATGCTTTTGAAAAAAAAGATAAAATAGTTTCTTATTCAAAATTAGAAACAGAAGAAATTTTAGAACTCATGTCCACCTCGCTAAATAAGAACTTTTCTCCTTCTCAAATAAAAGTAAGTTATTTTTGA